A window of the Janthinobacterium agaricidamnosum NBRC 102515 = DSM 9628 genome harbors these coding sequences:
- a CDS encoding xanthine dehydrogenase family protein molybdopterin-binding subunit, translated as MSTTIDLKRRGFLNITAALGGGLLAGWYMPGIMRGAQAAQADAAMQPNAFVRITPDNWITVIVGHTEMGQGVSTVLPMLVAEELDADWRRVRWEQAPTAPAYAHPILHTQLTGGSLTTMAQYEPQRKAGAAVRAVLLAAAAKRWAVDPASLRTDTGKVIHQASGRSASYGELAGEAAGIAAPQQVTLKDPKDFKIIGKGLRRLDNAGKTNGSARFGMDVYLPGMLTALIARSPVFAGKLRSYDDSKARAVAGVVGVYQVPAGVAVVAKDFWSAKLGRDALVLDWDPVAGERLTSGDQQIVYQQLMTQPGLVARSDGDVAAAQKTAQRSISADYAFPYLTHATMEPLHAVIDFRGDSAEVWLGTQWPAGDQQAAAAILGLKPEQVKLNSMLTGGGFGRRSTLGFDIVSDAAHVAKAVRKPVKVIWTRDQDIKGGYYRPAAHSRISATLDAAGNVTSWSNRIAVQSIAGNTVMEKFIVKDGIDSLSVEGAADMPYAIPNVLVDLHTTHYQVPVLWMRSVGHSFNAFAVETFIDELATAAGQDPYQFRRALLKDKPRHLGVLDAVAKAANWSAKPAPGLQRGIVVHDSYGTYVALVLEASIAKNKELTIHRVVCAVDCGVAINADLVTAQVESSVVFGLTSALFGEITLNKGVVQQNNFDDYPLLRMYQTPRIETVLVPSAEHPGGVGEPIVPCIAPALANAIFAATGERVRSLPLKNHAWQIA; from the coding sequence ATGAGCACCACCATCGATTTGAAACGCCGCGGCTTCCTCAACATTACGGCCGCGCTGGGCGGCGGCTTGCTGGCCGGCTGGTATATGCCGGGCATCATGCGCGGCGCGCAGGCGGCCCAGGCGGACGCGGCGATGCAGCCGAATGCGTTTGTGCGCATCACGCCCGACAACTGGATCACCGTCATCGTCGGCCATACTGAAATGGGTCAGGGCGTATCGACCGTGCTGCCGATGCTGGTGGCCGAAGAACTGGACGCCGACTGGCGCCGGGTGCGCTGGGAACAGGCGCCGACCGCGCCCGCCTATGCCCATCCGATCCTGCACACCCAGCTGACCGGCGGCAGCCTCACTACCATGGCGCAGTATGAACCGCAGCGCAAGGCCGGCGCGGCGGTGCGCGCGGTGTTGCTGGCCGCGGCCGCCAAACGCTGGGCGGTCGATCCGGCAAGCCTGCGCACCGACACCGGCAAGGTGATCCACCAGGCCAGCGGCCGCAGCGCCAGCTATGGCGAATTGGCCGGCGAGGCGGCCGGCATCGCCGCGCCGCAACAAGTGACACTAAAAGACCCGAAGGATTTCAAGATCATCGGCAAGGGACTGCGACGGCTGGACAATGCCGGCAAGACCAACGGCAGCGCCAGGTTCGGCATGGACGTGTACCTCCCCGGCATGCTGACGGCGCTGATCGCCCGCTCGCCGGTGTTCGCCGGCAAGCTGCGCAGCTATGACGACAGCAAGGCCAGGGCCGTCGCGGGGGTGGTCGGCGTGTATCAGGTGCCGGCCGGCGTGGCAGTGGTGGCGAAAGACTTCTGGTCCGCCAAGCTGGGCCGCGACGCGCTGGTGCTGGACTGGGACCCGGTGGCCGGCGAACGCCTGACGTCGGGCGACCAGCAGATCGTATATCAGCAATTGATGACGCAGCCGGGCCTGGTGGCGCGCAGCGACGGCGACGTGGCGGCGGCGCAAAAAACCGCGCAGCGCAGCATCAGCGCCGATTACGCCTTCCCTTACCTGACCCACGCGACGATGGAACCGCTGCATGCGGTGATCGACTTCCGCGGCGACAGCGCCGAAGTCTGGCTCGGCACGCAATGGCCGGCCGGCGACCAGCAGGCGGCGGCCGCCATCCTCGGCTTGAAGCCGGAACAGGTCAAGCTGAACAGCATGCTGACCGGCGGCGGTTTCGGCCGCCGGTCGACGCTGGGTTTCGATATCGTCAGCGATGCGGCGCATGTCGCCAAGGCCGTGCGTAAGCCAGTCAAGGTGATCTGGACCCGCGACCAGGATATCAAGGGCGGATATTATCGTCCCGCCGCGCACAGCCGCATCTCGGCCACGCTGGACGCGGCCGGCAATGTCACGTCGTGGTCGAACCGGATCGCGGTGCAATCGATCGCCGGCAATACGGTGATGGAAAAATTCATCGTCAAGGACGGCATCGATTCGCTGTCGGTCGAAGGCGCGGCCGACATGCCGTACGCGATACCGAACGTGCTGGTCGACCTGCACACCACCCATTACCAGGTGCCGGTGCTGTGGATGCGTTCGGTCGGCCATTCCTTCAACGCCTTTGCGGTGGAAACCTTCATCGATGAACTGGCGACGGCCGCCGGCCAGGACCCGTACCAGTTCCGCCGCGCGCTGCTGAAGGACAAGCCGCGCCATCTCGGCGTGCTGGACGCGGTGGCCAAGGCCGCCAACTGGTCCGCAAAACCGGCGCCGGGTCTGCAGCGCGGCATCGTGGTGCACGATTCCTACGGCACGTATGTCGCGCTGGTGCTGGAAGCGAGCATAGCAAAAAACAAGGAATTGACGATACACCGGGTGGTGTGCGCGGTCGATTGCGGCGTCGCCATCAATGCCGACCTGGTCACGGCGCAAGTCGAATCGAGCGTGGTATTCGGCCTGACGTCGGCGCTGTTCGGCGAAATCACGCTGAACAAGGGCGTGGTCCAGCAAAACAATTTCGACGATTATCCGCTGCTGCGCATGTACCAGACGCCGCGCATCGAAACGGTGCTGGTGCCAAGCGCCGAACATCCGGGCGGCGTCGGCGAGCCGATCGTGCCATGCATCGCACCGGCGCTGGCCAACGCGATCTTTGCCGCGACCGGCGAACGGGTGCGTTCGCTGCCGTTGAAAAACCATGCGTGGCAAATCGCCTGA
- a CDS encoding (2Fe-2S)-binding protein yields the protein MITLTINGKTETVEATGDKPLLWVLRDDLHLTGTKYSCGAALCGACTVHVDGNPTRACVTPASALKDSRITTIEAIGDTPLGKKVQQMWVELNVPQCGYCQSGQVMAAVALLASNPRPSDKDIDDAMSGNICRCGMYPRIKAAIRKLSA from the coding sequence ATGATCACGCTCACCATCAACGGCAAGACTGAAACCGTCGAGGCCACCGGCGACAAGCCCTTATTGTGGGTCTTGCGCGACGATTTGCACCTGACCGGCACCAAATACAGCTGCGGCGCGGCGCTGTGCGGCGCCTGCACCGTGCATGTCGACGGCAACCCGACACGCGCCTGCGTGACGCCGGCCAGCGCGCTGAAAGACAGCCGCATCACCACCATCGAAGCCATCGGCGACACGCCGCTCGGCAAAAAAGTCCAGCAAATGTGGGTCGAGCTGAACGTGCCGCAATGCGGTTATTGCCAGTCGGGCCAGGTGATGGCCGCCGTCGCCCTGCTGGCCAGCAATCCCAGGCCGAGCGACAAGGATATCGACGACGCCATGTCCGGCAATATCTGCCGCTGTGGCATGTACCCGCGCATCAAGGCGGCAATCCGCAAACTGAGCGCCTGA
- the panC gene encoding pantoate--beta-alanine ligase: MKIISSIEELRDQLSGQLRTAFVPTMGNLHEGHLSLMRLARKHGDPVVASIFVNRLQFGPNEDFDKYPRTMQDDIAKLEKEGVYVLFAPTEKDLYPEPQEYRVRPPDNLGNTLEGEFRPGFFEGVCTVVTKLFSCVQPRVAVFGKKDYQQLMIMRNMCRQLALPTEIIAAETWRADDGLALSSRNMYLSANERAEAPRLYQSLSLVAEQIRAGQTDVPELEQAAMRTLGRHGWQPDYISVRKRIDLQAPSGDDLAKGEPLVVLAAAKLGQTRLIDNLEI, from the coding sequence ATGAAAATCATCTCCTCCATCGAAGAATTGCGCGACCAACTCAGCGGACAATTGCGTACCGCCTTTGTGCCGACGATGGGCAATCTGCATGAAGGCCACTTGTCGCTGATGCGGCTGGCGCGCAAGCACGGCGACCCGGTGGTCGCGTCGATCTTCGTCAACCGCCTGCAATTCGGGCCGAATGAAGACTTCGACAAATACCCGCGCACCATGCAGGACGATATCGCCAAACTGGAAAAGGAAGGCGTGTATGTACTGTTCGCGCCGACCGAAAAGGATTTGTACCCGGAACCGCAGGAATACCGCGTGCGTCCGCCGGACAACCTGGGCAATACGCTGGAAGGCGAATTCCGCCCGGGCTTTTTCGAAGGCGTGTGCACCGTCGTCACCAAGCTGTTTTCGTGCGTGCAGCCGCGCGTAGCCGTATTCGGCAAGAAGGATTACCAGCAGTTGATGATCATGCGTAATATGTGCCGCCAACTGGCGCTGCCGACCGAAATCATCGCCGCCGAAACCTGGCGCGCCGACGACGGCCTGGCGCTGTCGTCGCGCAATATGTATCTGTCGGCCAACGAACGGGCCGAAGCGCCGCGCCTGTACCAGAGCCTGAGCCTGGTCGCCGAACAGATCCGCGCCGGCCAGACCGATGTGCCGGAACTGGAACAAGCGGCGATGCGGACGCTGGGCCGGCACGGCTGGCAGCCGGACTATATTTCGGTGCGCAAGCGTATCGACTTGCAAGCGCCTTCCGGCGACGACCTGGCCAAGGGCGAACCGCTGGTGGTGCTGGCCGCCGCCAAGCTGGGACAAACCCGCTTGATCGACAATCTGGAAATTTGA